The Panicum virgatum strain AP13 chromosome 3N, P.virgatum_v5, whole genome shotgun sequence genome includes the window TTGAAGGCAGCAAAGGGCCGGGAGTACTGGTAGAAAACAGCAGGTATACGGTGCTGCTCTTCCTGTGATCCCGTTCCCGGCACCGGCGGTGCACGCCGCCTCACCTCGTCGGAGCCGCCGCGGCACCCGCGTCCGGACCGGCTCACGTATTCACGTGGATGCTGTACCTGCGCGCCCGGCGGGCCAGCTCAAAAGAACTGTCGTTACGTACGCGAGCAACCCTTGCTTGAGAGATGATGCCGACGTGAGAATTGACAACGCCGGCACAGTCGCAGGCGGCCGCTGGGATGACTAACTCGGCGCGGATTCGCCGCAAGTTTCCCGAATCCACCGCGCGTCGTCGGCGCGGCCGGATCGTGGCACCGTGCGTTGAACTAGCAAGGTACTACGACCATATAAAGGTCCGGCACGTGGTAGAACACAGTCACGACACTGCAGTAACAACGAGCTACTGCAGTAAGGGATAGCGATGGCGACGGCTGATCGTGCTTCCGCAGCGTGCGGCGTCATGGCCGAGGCGCGGGAGGCGACCGCCCGTCTGCTGGCCCTCCTCCAGGCCACGGGCGCGGATCCTGGCAAGCGAGAGCTCGCCGAGCAGATCATCTGCTGCATCGACCGCGCTCGGGCCGCggtgcgcggcgccggcgatggcACGGGCAAGACGACGGGGCATGGGTTCGGATTGGGAGCTCGGCCTCCAGCCGGATCCAAGAGAAGAAGGTAACGCGCGCATGTGATAGCTAGCGTGTCCTCCTAAATGTTACTATTTTGGATCTTTattttctcctctttttttctttccagaGCGAGGAGGGGATGCGGAGAAGAAGCGCGAGCAAGGGTCGTAGCAAGCTCCGCAATGGACGACGGCTACGCGTGGAGGAAGTACGGGGAGAAGAGCATCCAGGACCACAAGAATCCGAGGTTCTATTTCCGCTGCACCTACAGGGATGAGCTCGGCTGCGGCGCCAGGAAGCAGGTCGACCGGATAGAGGACGACCCGTCCCTGTTCCACATCACCTACTTCGGCGAGCACACGCCGGCGTGCCCCAGGGACGACGCGGCTACGGCCGAGCTGGACGgggacggccgccgcctcgtggTGCAGGCTTGCCTGGACAGCTTCAGGCCGTGCTTGCCGCCGGAGGGCCAGGATCCTAAGCAGATGCCAGCGAGCATGGTCGAGTTCACGGCGGGGTACTGCTGGCCACCGACGGATCAGATGGCGAACTTGGTTTCTTCGGATGTTTGCTTTGGAACCCCAGGAGAGCTGGAATCTTTGGATGCCATCAGCATGGAGGAACTCATGGATTTATTGTGGCCATGAGTTAGTGGAATAATAAGGATATCGCACTGAATAGAGTGGCACAACATTCGTGACTCTAGCATGAGGTTTCTTTTCAGTCGATCAAACATTATCTCTATTGTAAACATCCCTTTTGATGAGCAATCcaatatttaattttctagctTTGCGCGCCAATAGTCTAACTTGTGTTTATACATTTACACCCTGTACATCTCAATGGCTCACTCCCAGTGACGGATCCAGTATAATTGTTAGGGAGGTTTTCTTCAACCTCTCTATAACTACAGTATCTCCTCCCGATGCATCCGGGGTTTTTACATCTTTACCATTATAACGGATGGCACTCGCTCGATTATCACTTTTAAAATGACGTTTACATATTTAACACTTTTCTTTCGCGACTCTTACATTTCTACCACTTTTGCCTACGTGGCATGCTACGGTGGCATGACACGCTGGCACATAGTCAGCTCGGGACGCGAAATGTCCTTCATGCCCCTGATcacctcctctcttctcccatTCCGACAGCTGGGTCCCGCAGCCCCTCCCACTGCCAGGTGGACCCTACTCAtcagctcccccccccccccccccccccccccccccccccgcttctCCCCTCCACCCGTCACCGGCGGAGGACCCATCGCGGCGGCGTTCAGCCTCATCCCACCCGCCATCCTCGTCCTCATTGCCGGGCTGAGCCCCGAGGACCAGCGGGTGCGAGCTCGCTCGTGCTTGGCTCGCGCTTGCCCGCCCCCTCCAGCGAGCGCCCGCGCGCGCAGCCGCGTCTGGCAACCGCCCGCCCGTGTCCACGCGCCCTCGGCCCTGCGCACGCCGTGGCCACGCCGAGCCCCGCCCTTGGCAACCATCGCTGCTGCCTTGCGCCCGTTGTCATCACCAttgcgccgtcgccggagccaCTCGTGTCGCCGTTATCCCAACCGGCTCCCGAGGGAGACCCAGTCCCCATAGGACGCAGCAAAAAGGAGGCACACCCCCGGCCTCGACCTCGCCCGCTGTCTCACCGGAGCACCAGCGGCGCTCGTAATCGTAACACATGGCGGGCGGCGAGAGCGACGGCAGCGGCCTGGTGCTGCTGGACGTTTTCGGCAGCTCGTTCGCGCAACGCGTGCGCATCGCGCTGGCGGAGAAGGGCCTGGCCTACGAGCGCGCCGAGCAGGACCTCGCCGCCAAGGGCGACCTCCTGCGCCGCTCCAACCCCGTGCACGGCAATGTCCCCGTGCTCCTCCACGCCGGCCGGCCCATCTGCGAGTCCCTCGCCATCCTCCAGTACCTCGACAAGGCCTTCCGGGggacgccgccgctcctcccggcCGACCCCTACGCGCGTGCCCGGGTGCGGTTCTGGGCGGAGTACGCCTGTGGCTGCGGtgcgacgaggaggcggcggagcccgAGGCGCGGGAGGAGATGGTGGCCGTGCTGCACGCGCTGGACGTCGAGCTTGGGGGGGAGGAGTTCTGGGTGGGAGGCATTCGGGTACGTGGACGTTGCGACGGCACCATTCGCGGCATGGTTCCTCACGTACTagcgcctccgccccgccgtcccctccgccgcagccgccgatTCTGAGCCGCCCCAAATCGCCGGAGGCCCCAGCCGTGGCGGAGGTCGTCCCGGGGCCCGCGtccccgccccctcctcccacgCTGCTCtcggctcccgcggcggcggcgtgcctgATTGAAGCCCCCGCGGAGACCACGGCGGAGAAATGCGGCGgtgaggtggcggcggaggccgaggtGGAGAGGAGGCGCGGGTGGGCAGACATGATGGGCTGCTGAACCTGCGCCGCTGGGGGATTCGGAGCCCCGCCGTGGCACGCGCCACCCAGAGGTAGAAGAAGAAGCTGACGAGTAGGGTCCATCTGGCAGTAAGAGGGGCTGCAGGACCCAGCTGTCGGAATGGGAGAAGAGTGGAGGAGATCAGGGGCATGAAGGACATTTCGCATCCCGAGCTGACTGGGTGCCAGCTTGTCATGCCACCGTAGCGTGCCACGTAGGCAAAAGTGGTAGAAATGTAAGAGTCGCGAAACAAGAGTGCTAAATATATAGGCGTTATTTTACGAGTGATAATCGAGCGAGTGCCATCCGTTATAATGATAAAGATGTAAAAACCCCGGTGCAtccatagaaaaaaaaattatagagcAGGCTTAGAAGGAGCTCTATGGATCCAGCAGCAGTAGGAAGCCCCTCCAGACCCACCGTTGGATCCGCCCCTTCTCACTCCCTCCATCCCCAAAAATACACTTTTACTTTTATCATATGACATCTTATGTTCGACCAAGTTTATAATaaaagaccaaaaatatttataagatTAATGTATGTAtatcataaaaatatatttcatgatAAATAATCTAGTGATATTATTTATAAATGTGGTTAAATAATTTGAATTGTGATAAAACTAGAAGTGTGTTCCTTTTAGAACACAGGAGTGGATAATAGTTAAGAAATGACGAAATTTTCGTTCCCACTAATGGTAAGTTGAAGGTTGCTGAATCAGCTGCCCGCAAAGAATTTCATGTCTATCAAGCTTAAGGGGGGAAGATGGGGCGGTAGCTTGGTCAACGGTGGAGTGGAGACAGCCAGACGAGAGGCATGAGGAAATGGCTATGGGAACACCGTCGCGATAACTAGATAGGGAGGGTCATGGTGAGGGTGAAAGCCACAGCAacattagttttttaattatatttacatTTGTTCCAAATTATCTTAATCCATTTGAAATGAGTACAAAACGAGGCCCACGAAGCTAGGGTGAAAGCCACAGCAACATTGGTTTCTTAATTATATTTTACATTAAGTCAGATGCTGTCTGATTCCCACCAACTAGTAGTTTGAATATAGAAATTGAATACTGTTGCAAATGTTGCACTTGAATACTGGTTGCGAGTATAAAAAAGGAATATATAGCTCTGGGTTAGATAGAGGGCGTGCGTGGTCACTTGTCATGTTGTGGACCAAATCACTACTCCATATAAGCAGCAGAGATGCCCTGACCCAATCAACTCGTGCAGGGGCCGGCCCAAGCGCGCCTCGATTCAGCAACCTTCCGAAACCCAAGCTCACCGGCCTGCATTGCATGACTGCACGAGTCTATCACGGTTCACGGCAGTGCGGCGGCGATCCTCCGGAGGAGCCCGGGCCGCCAACAATGGACGGAC containing:
- the LOC120667676 gene encoding probable WRKY transcription factor 70 is translated as MATADRASAACGVMAEAREATARLLALLQATGADPGKRELAEQIICCIDRARAAVRGAGDGTGKTTGHGFGLGARPPAGSKRRRARRGCGEEARARVVASSAMDDGYAWRKYGEKSIQDHKNPRFYFRCTYRDELGCGARKQVDRIEDDPSLFHITYFGEHTPACPRDDAATAELDGDGRRLVVQACLDSFRPCLPPEGQDPKQMPASMVEFTAGYCWPPTDQMANLVSSDVCFGTPGELESLDAISMEELMDLLWP